The following proteins are encoded in a genomic region of Cellulomonas sp. ES6:
- a CDS encoding FMN-binding protein, with product MAPSVRRRTLGLLSGLSVVVALAACGDADAATEDDAPAADASAGTGAGGSSTASGDLADGTYDAEGSYSTPGGQESIQVELTVADGVVTDVSVTPEATGGNAARFQEEFASGIADVVVGQELAGLSVDKVSGSSLTGDGFNAALDEIRADAAA from the coding sequence ATGGCGCCTTCCGTCCGACGCCGCACGCTCGGCCTGCTGTCCGGACTCTCCGTCGTCGTGGCGCTCGCCGCGTGCGGTGACGCCGACGCCGCCACCGAGGACGACGCCCCCGCCGCCGACGCGAGCGCGGGCACGGGAGCGGGCGGCTCGTCCACCGCCTCCGGCGACCTCGCCGACGGCACCTACGACGCCGAGGGCTCGTACAGCACCCCCGGCGGTCAGGAGTCGATCCAGGTCGAGCTCACCGTCGCGGACGGCGTCGTCACCGACGTCAGCGTCACGCCGGAGGCCACCGGCGGCAACGCCGCGCGGTTCCAGGAGGAGTTCGCCTCGGGGATCGCGGACGTCGTCGTCGGCCAGGAGCTCGCCGGCCTGTCGGTCGACAAGGTCTCGGGCTCGTCGCTGACCGGCGACGGCTTCAACGCGGCGCTCGACGAGATCCGCGCCGATGCCGCGGCCTAG
- a CDS encoding DUF3145 domain-containing protein, whose product MAGAITRGVLFVHSAPRALCPHLEWAAGNVLGSRVSMDWTEQPAAPGMFRAEHSWQGAQGTGARLASALRGWTHLRYEVTEDASHGSDGARWSHTPELGIFHAQTDVHGNVVVPEDRIRAALDQGDARLLREELALALGQSWDDELEPFRYAGAGAPVRWLHRVG is encoded by the coding sequence ATGGCAGGTGCGATCACCCGCGGTGTTCTTTTCGTGCACTCAGCGCCGCGCGCGCTCTGCCCGCACCTCGAGTGGGCGGCGGGCAACGTGCTGGGCTCGCGCGTGTCCATGGACTGGACGGAGCAGCCGGCTGCTCCGGGCATGTTCCGCGCCGAGCACTCGTGGCAGGGCGCCCAGGGCACGGGCGCGCGCCTCGCCTCGGCGCTGCGCGGCTGGACGCACCTGCGCTACGAGGTGACCGAGGACGCCAGCCACGGCAGCGACGGCGCCCGCTGGAGCCACACGCCGGAGCTCGGCATCTTCCACGCGCAGACCGACGTGCACGGCAACGTCGTCGTCCCGGAGGACCGGATCCGCGCCGCGCTCGACCAGGGCGACGCCCGGCTGCTGCGCGAGGAGCTCGCGCTCGCCCTCGGGCAGTCGTGGGACGACGAGCTGGAGCCGTTCCGGTACGCCGGGGCCGGCGCGCCCGTGCGCTGGCTGCACCGCGTCGGCTGA
- the def gene encoding peptide deformylase, producing MAMREIRVVGDPVLRTPCEPVTTIDARVKGLVEDLLETVDHDGRAGLAANQIGVGLRAFSWNIDDELGYVLNPTIVELSEDYQDGDEGCLSVPDLWFPTRRAWYARVVGTDLDGKEVVVEGVELMARCLQHEVDHLDGHLYIDRLDRSVRKKAMRAIRETL from the coding sequence ATGGCGATGAGAGAGATCCGCGTGGTGGGCGACCCGGTGCTGCGCACCCCGTGCGAGCCGGTGACCACGATCGACGCCCGGGTGAAGGGCCTGGTCGAGGACCTCCTCGAGACCGTCGACCACGACGGCCGCGCCGGGCTCGCCGCCAACCAGATCGGCGTCGGCCTGCGCGCGTTCTCCTGGAACATCGACGACGAGCTCGGCTACGTGCTCAACCCGACGATCGTCGAGCTCTCCGAGGACTACCAGGACGGCGACGAGGGCTGCCTGTCCGTGCCGGACCTGTGGTTCCCGACGCGCCGCGCCTGGTACGCCCGCGTCGTCGGCACCGACCTGGACGGCAAGGAGGTCGTCGTCGAGGGCGTCGAGCTCATGGCCCGCTGCCTGCAGCACGAGGTCGACCACCTGGACGGGCACCTCTACATCGACCGGCTCGACCGGTCCGTCCGCAAGAAGGCCATGCGGGCCATCCGCGAGACGCTCTGA
- a CDS encoding AAA family ATPase: MTTPHDHPQRAAGAPRRHRTTPPSPTTAPTPAPGPAPAPAATATAVDATPAGAPGADHATTVLAVHAEQLRLHGRRGVVYGPVDLEVPTGTLAVVQGPQGGGRSSLLLTLAGRMVPDEGSRLTVLGEPLPRRRTAVQRRAALAGFAGIDDLDESVTVGDVVRERLAWLSPWYRRTPRVDQRTFARLAGPVFGERPLPRTGTLVWDLDEVDAMLLRVTLATAQHPDLLVVDDVDQVHDSRRRQTVWTRLEALAAAGTTVVASVASLDEVARMQWATLPQQITLATGPHAVPAA, from the coding sequence GTGACCACCCCGCACGACCACCCGCAGCGCGCAGCCGGCGCACCGCGGCGCCACCGCACGACGCCGCCGTCGCCGACCACCGCGCCCACCCCGGCGCCCGGTCCGGCGCCCGCGCCCGCCGCGACGGCCACCGCCGTGGACGCGACCCCCGCCGGCGCCCCCGGCGCGGACCACGCGACCACCGTCCTGGCGGTGCACGCCGAGCAGCTGCGGCTGCACGGGCGGCGCGGCGTCGTCTACGGGCCGGTCGACCTCGAGGTGCCGACCGGCACGCTCGCGGTCGTGCAGGGCCCGCAGGGCGGCGGCCGCTCCAGCCTGCTGCTCACGCTGGCCGGCCGGATGGTGCCCGACGAGGGCTCCCGCCTGACCGTGCTCGGCGAGCCGCTCCCCCGCCGCCGGACGGCCGTGCAGCGGCGCGCCGCGCTGGCCGGGTTCGCGGGCATCGACGACCTCGACGAGTCCGTCACCGTCGGCGACGTCGTGCGCGAGCGCCTCGCGTGGCTGAGCCCGTGGTACCGCCGGACGCCGCGCGTCGACCAGCGGACGTTCGCGCGCCTCGCCGGCCCGGTGTTCGGCGAGCGGCCGCTGCCGCGCACCGGCACGCTCGTCTGGGACCTCGACGAGGTCGACGCGATGCTGCTGCGGGTCACCCTCGCGACCGCCCAGCACCCGGACCTGCTCGTCGTGGACGACGTGGACCAGGTGCACGACTCCCGGCGCCGGCAGACCGTGTGGACCCGGCTCGAGGCGCTCGCCGCCGCCGGCACCACCGTCGTGGCCTCGGTCGCCTCCCTCGACGAGGTCGCCCGCATGCAGTGGGCCACCCTCCCCCAGCAGATCACCCTCGCCACCGGGCCCCACGCGGTGCCCGCCGCCTGA
- a CDS encoding YhgE/Pip domain-containing protein, with the protein MLSFTSTGTELRRFRRGLLPRLAVGAMVLVPLLYGALYLWAFWDPTGNLDRLPVALVDADEGSTLGDEPLHAGAQVTDELLDSDDLDWRVTDADAAAAGVADGTYYFAVTIPSDFSADIASAGGDDPTDARIEVTYNDANSFLASTLGRTAMAQVQSAVSTSIGEQAVDRVLVGLGSARDGFATAADGALTLRAASGDLSSGAHQVADGAVSAADGASRLADGSQTLAAGTDSLAGGATQLASGAATLSDGAGQAATGAASLADGAGRLAQGAQDAVTSTVPLVDGAKAVSDGVDELAASTRTSAAASQTLTAAIKTLQESLTAVAQQNVADGDMATAGGIQQALTALGTTAEGLDLPTAAEQQAALARLAPLEQGAHDLSAGASDLHAGLGTLAGKAGELASGASQVADGTQQVSAGASQLAAGAGTLAGGATQLQSGSHDLADGAAELAGGTSTLAQGAGQVADGTDQVGDGAQQLADGLEDGASQIPDDSDATRTDRAEVLAAPVALDSSDVARAEGFGEGFAPFFIPLALFVGALITWLLLRPVPTRALGTPVAGWRTAAAGFLPALAIGVAQVAVMLGVIHWGVGLQLDTAVGTIGFTVLVAATFLALQQMLMAVLGPAAGKVAVLALLMLQLASSGGTYPVETTPAFFRAIHPLLPMSYAVTGLRQTITGGADGRLWLSVAVLGAVLVGSLAITSWRAGRLRTWTLSRLHPALSI; encoded by the coding sequence ATGCTCTCGTTCACCTCCACCGGCACCGAGCTGCGCCGGTTCCGCCGCGGGCTGCTGCCCCGCCTCGCCGTCGGCGCGATGGTCCTCGTGCCGCTGCTCTACGGCGCCCTCTACCTCTGGGCGTTCTGGGACCCGACCGGCAACCTCGACCGCCTGCCGGTCGCGCTGGTCGACGCCGACGAGGGGTCGACCCTCGGGGACGAGCCGCTGCACGCCGGTGCGCAGGTCACCGACGAGCTGCTCGACTCGGACGACCTGGACTGGCGGGTCACCGACGCCGACGCGGCCGCCGCCGGGGTCGCCGACGGCACCTACTACTTCGCCGTGACGATCCCGTCGGACTTCTCCGCGGACATCGCGTCCGCCGGGGGCGACGACCCGACCGACGCGCGCATCGAGGTCACCTACAACGACGCGAACTCGTTCCTCGCCTCGACGCTCGGCCGCACCGCCATGGCGCAGGTGCAGTCCGCGGTGTCGACCTCCATCGGGGAGCAGGCCGTCGACCGGGTGCTCGTCGGGCTGGGGTCCGCCCGCGACGGGTTCGCCACCGCCGCGGACGGCGCCCTGACGCTGCGCGCGGCCAGCGGCGACCTGTCCAGCGGCGCCCACCAGGTGGCCGACGGCGCGGTCTCCGCCGCCGACGGCGCCTCCCGCCTCGCGGACGGCTCGCAGACCCTCGCCGCCGGGACGGACTCGCTGGCCGGCGGCGCCACGCAGCTCGCCTCCGGGGCGGCCACGCTGTCGGACGGCGCGGGTCAGGCCGCCACCGGGGCGGCCTCGCTCGCGGACGGCGCCGGGCGGCTCGCGCAGGGCGCGCAGGACGCGGTCACCTCGACCGTCCCGCTCGTGGACGGGGCGAAGGCCGTCAGCGACGGCGTCGACGAGCTCGCCGCGTCGACCCGGACGAGCGCCGCCGCGTCGCAGACGCTGACGGCCGCGATCAAGACCCTCCAGGAGTCACTCACCGCCGTCGCCCAGCAGAACGTGGCTGACGGCGACATGGCCACCGCCGGAGGGATCCAGCAGGCACTGACCGCGCTGGGCACCACCGCGGAGGGGCTCGACCTCCCCACGGCCGCGGAGCAGCAGGCCGCCCTCGCCCGCCTCGCGCCGCTCGAGCAGGGCGCGCACGACCTCAGCGCCGGCGCCTCCGACCTGCACGCGGGCCTCGGCACGCTCGCCGGCAAGGCGGGCGAGCTCGCGTCGGGCGCCTCCCAGGTGGCCGACGGCACGCAGCAGGTCTCCGCCGGGGCGTCCCAGCTCGCGGCCGGCGCGGGCACGCTGGCCGGGGGCGCCACGCAGCTGCAGAGCGGGTCGCACGACCTCGCGGACGGCGCCGCGGAGCTCGCCGGCGGGACCAGCACGCTCGCCCAGGGCGCCGGGCAGGTCGCCGACGGCACCGACCAGGTCGGCGACGGCGCGCAGCAGCTCGCCGACGGACTGGAGGACGGGGCCTCGCAGATCCCCGACGACTCCGACGCCACCCGCACCGACCGGGCCGAGGTGCTGGCCGCCCCGGTCGCGCTGGACTCCTCGGACGTGGCCCGCGCGGAGGGCTTCGGCGAGGGCTTCGCGCCGTTCTTCATCCCGCTCGCCCTGTTCGTCGGCGCGCTCATCACGTGGCTGCTGCTGCGGCCCGTGCCCACGCGCGCCCTCGGGACGCCCGTCGCCGGGTGGCGCACCGCGGCCGCCGGGTTCCTGCCGGCGCTCGCCATCGGCGTCGCCCAGGTCGCCGTCATGCTCGGCGTCATCCACTGGGGCGTCGGCCTCCAGCTCGACACCGCGGTCGGCACGATCGGGTTCACCGTGCTCGTCGCCGCGACGTTCCTCGCCCTGCAGCAGATGCTCATGGCGGTGCTCGGCCCGGCCGCCGGCAAGGTCGCGGTGCTGGCCCTGCTCATGCTGCAGCTCGCGTCGTCCGGCGGCACGTACCCGGTGGAGACCACGCCGGCGTTCTTCCGGGCCATCCACCCGCTGCTGCCCATGAGCTACGCGGTGACCGGCCTGCGCCAGACGATCACCGGCGGCGCCGACGGGCGGCTGTGGCTGTCCGTCGCGGTGCTGGGGGCCGTGCTCGTCGGGTCGCTCGCGATCACCTCGTGGCGCGCCGGGCGGCTGCGGACGTGGACGCTCTCCCGCCTGCACCCCGCACTGTCGATCTGA
- a CDS encoding TetR/AcrR family transcriptional regulator, which yields MSTTPGPADPRASAGPRRVDDPRRGTRDAIIDSTVALIADRGFSATSVDDIAAHAGVAKGSVYYNFGSKAALFEAVIVEGVERLTADLRGAADGRTGRDAVGALVHELLAQIQAHPDFAKLLVAEVFRTGRDWQDAVRQVRDQSFAVFAEVVAASWPHRDPSMTAAAMFGATLVAGLEWLAFQPERTVADVRRAVLATLLDPL from the coding sequence ATGAGCACCACGCCCGGCCCGGCCGACCCGCGAGCGTCGGCCGGGCCGCGGCGCGTCGACGACCCGCGCCGCGGCACCCGCGACGCCATCATCGACTCGACGGTCGCCCTCATCGCCGACCGCGGGTTCTCCGCCACGTCGGTCGACGACATCGCGGCTCACGCCGGCGTCGCCAAGGGCAGCGTGTACTACAACTTCGGGTCCAAGGCCGCGCTGTTCGAGGCGGTCATCGTCGAGGGCGTCGAGCGCCTGACCGCCGACCTGCGCGGCGCCGCGGATGGCCGCACCGGCCGGGACGCCGTCGGCGCGCTCGTGCACGAGCTGCTCGCGCAGATCCAGGCCCACCCCGACTTCGCGAAGCTGCTGGTGGCCGAGGTGTTCCGCACCGGCCGCGACTGGCAGGACGCCGTCCGGCAGGTGCGTGACCAGTCGTTCGCGGTGTTCGCGGAGGTCGTGGCCGCGTCCTGGCCGCACCGTGACCCCTCGATGACCGCGGCGGCCATGTTCGGCGCGACGCTCGTCGCGGGGCTGGAGTGGCTGGCGTTCCAGCCCGAGCGCACCGTCGCGGACGTCCGGCGGGCCGTGCTGGCCACGCTGCTCGACCCGCTGTAG
- a CDS encoding BldC family transcriptional regulator: protein MTYPLEAQLPTQATSSLLTPGEVAVMFRVDPKTVTRWAQAGKLSAVRTLGGHRRFLESEVMELLGAVPQQAGRF from the coding sequence ATGACGTACCCCCTCGAGGCCCAGCTCCCCACGCAGGCGACGTCCTCCCTGCTCACGCCGGGCGAGGTCGCGGTGATGTTCCGCGTGGACCCGAAGACGGTCACGCGCTGGGCGCAGGCGGGCAAGCTGTCCGCCGTCCGCACCCTCGGCGGCCACCGCCGGTTCCTCGAGTCCGAGGTGATGGAGCTGCTGGGCGCGGTCCCGCAGCAGGCCGGCCGCTTCTGA
- a CDS encoding response regulator transcription factor: MKILIADDDPQILRALRITLRARGYEILTATDGTSALNQAIEHKPDLYLLDLGMPRLDGVEVIAGLRGWTSAPILVLSGRTGSADKVEALDAGADDYVTKPFGVDELLARIRALTRRATAPAGGDAEPLVRLGAVTIDLTATTATRDGSPPEPVRLTPTEWRILEILVRHAGRLVTRQTLLREIWGSEHVTDTGYLRLYLSQLRKKLEPDPSAPRYLLTEPGMGYRFDPSGGAA; the protein is encoded by the coding sequence GTGAAGATCCTCATCGCCGACGACGACCCGCAGATCCTGCGCGCACTGCGCATCACGTTGCGCGCCCGGGGCTACGAGATCCTCACGGCCACGGACGGCACGAGCGCCCTGAACCAGGCGATCGAGCACAAGCCGGACCTGTACCTGCTGGACCTGGGCATGCCGCGCCTGGACGGCGTGGAGGTGATCGCGGGGCTGCGGGGCTGGACGAGCGCGCCGATCCTGGTGCTCTCCGGGCGCACCGGGTCGGCCGACAAGGTCGAGGCGCTGGACGCGGGCGCCGACGACTACGTGACCAAGCCCTTCGGCGTCGACGAGCTGCTGGCGCGCATCCGCGCCCTGACGCGGCGCGCCACGGCCCCGGCGGGAGGCGACGCGGAGCCGCTCGTGCGCCTCGGTGCGGTGACGATCGACCTGACGGCCACGACGGCCACCCGGGACGGCAGCCCGCCGGAGCCGGTGCGGCTGACGCCGACGGAGTGGCGGATCCTGGAGATCCTCGTGCGCCACGCGGGTCGCCTGGTGACGCGGCAGACCCTGCTGCGGGAGATCTGGGGCTCGGAGCACGTCACGGACACCGGGTACCTGCGCCTGTACCTGTCGCAGCTGCGCAAGAAGCTGGAGCCGGACCCCTCGGCGCCGCGGTACCTGCTCACGGAGCCGGGGATGGGCTACCGGTTCGACCCATCCGGCGGGGCCGCCTGA